Sequence from the Bubalus kerabau isolate K-KA32 ecotype Philippines breed swamp buffalo chromosome 17, PCC_UOA_SB_1v2, whole genome shotgun sequence genome:
CATCTCCCTCATCTGCACAGAGTGCACCCTCCTGGCCtccatggcctatgaccgctacgtGGCCATCTGCCGCCCACTGCACTACCCGCTGCTCATGCGGCCCCAGGTCTGCCTGGGCTTGGCCGGGACTTCgtggcttggtgggctgctggtCTCGGTGGTCAAGACAGCGTGCATTGCCAGCCTGTCCTACTGCGGCCCCAATGTCCTCAACCAATTCTTCTGTGACATCTCCCCACTGCTCAACCTGTCCTGCACCCACGTGGCCCTGACTGAGCTGGTGGACTTCCTCTCGGCCATCGTCATCTTCTGTGGGACGCTGCTGGTCTCCCTGGCCTCCTACTCGGCCATCGGGGTGACGGTGCTCCGCATGCCTTCGGCCGCCGCCCGGCAcaaggccttctccacctgcacCTCCCACCTGGTGGTGGTGGGCATCTTCTACTCGGCAGCCCTCTTCATCTACTGCCGCCCCAGCCGCATCAGATCCATGGACCTCAACAAAGTGCTGTCAGTCATCTACACGGTGGCCACGCCCATGTGCAATCCAGTCATCTACTGCCTGCGGAACAGGGAGGTCCACGCAGCCCTGCTCAGAACTCTCCGATGGACTTGATCCTGGCCTTAGGAAGTTAGACCCCTCCTCATATCCTGAAtgaaggcaactttttcactctcctctatcaccctcatcaagaggctctttagttactcctcactttctgcccttagagtgatatcatctgagagtcccttggactgcaaggagatccaaccagtccatcctaaaggaaatcaatcctgaatattcattggaaggactgatgctgaagcttcaatattttggctatctgatgcgaagtgtggactcactggaaaagaccctgatgctgggaaagattgcaggcaaaaggagaagggggctccagaggatgagatggatagctagcatcacccactcaatgtacatgaatttgagcaagctctggaagatagtggaggatagaggaacccgggggctatagtccatgaggtctcagagaATCCAACAAatctagggactgaacaacaacgtgttTTAAATGTTCCATGATTCCAAATGCCATAATATCAAAGGCAAGTAAAATGCTGGAGAAATAGATTTCCCACCTAGTAGACATTAGCAATCAATATATAGTTTTCAATGTATACTGATTGCTATTGATTGATTATTATAGCAATCAATAGCAAACTCTGAATTACCCTTTGAAAAGTGAGCAATGTCCACAAGAAAGCAGGTCATCAAAGATGAGCTGTAATTGACTGGCAACTCACATGACTAGATGCTTAAATTTACTAGTAAAGGGAGAAATGCAGGCTTAACAACCCCATCAGTTTATTCCTAGAAAACTGACAAATATCTCCCCAATCTTTCTGTATGTTCCGACATGTAGAAATAGATAATACATACAATGATATTCTTTACATCTTTgtaataaaaaaacagaaacaacctaagtgtccatcaaaagTGAATGGATAAAATACATTATACTACATTCATCTGAAGTGAACACTGGGCCATAAAATGAATAGAAACagatttttaatattctctcaaaaattttttttgaccacactcTGCAGTAGGTGGGACCTTAGTCCCCTCACCAGCGATCCAACCTGTGGccactgcattggaagacagagtcttaacctctggactaccagggagtCCCAAGTGATAGATTTTTATGTTTGATGGGCAAATATGACTGAGATACACGTGCTAAATAAAAGTCATGACAAACAACTATGGGTTTTGTTAGTTTCATTCGTTGTTTGTTGACCattattttgatataatttcagacttacagaaaagttgcaagggTGCTTAACACTCTAATATATTTGACGTGGTGCTATCACAAACTGTATATTCCTCCATTTGCTTACCCCCCTTTTCTCCCCATCACctccatttatttctttcaaaatgaTTTGAACGTGGTTTAGAGACATTGTGCCTTTTTACTCATATACGCTTTAGTGTTTATTTCCTAAGAACAAGGATATTATTTTGCAGTTTGGAGCAGAGGAATTAACTGACTTCTAACCTATACCTCTTTGAAAATCAACTCTATTAACTAGTGCTTAATATTTGTTTTCAGCTGTCTGTATATAAAATTTATGTACAGTGATATGCACAAATATTAAATGTTCAAGTCAATATtttttttgacaaatgtgtatATCACCACCTCCATCAATATAAAGGGTATTTTTTGCCCCCAAAGTTCCCTTGTGCCCCTTTTCTGTTAGTTCTGTCAGAGGTAAtcactttggcttttttttttaatcatcaattAGTTCTTACCTGTGCTAGAATTTCGTATAAATGGAGtccagacatggaagcaacctagatgtccatcggcagatgaatggatgagaaagctgtggtacatatacacaatggaatattactcagctattaaaaagaatgcatttgaatcagttctaatgaggtgggtgaaactggagcctattatacagagtgaagtaagtcagaaacaaaaacaccaatacagtacattaatgcatatatatggaatttagaaagatggtaatggtgaccctatatacgagacagcagaagagacatagatgtaaagaacagacttttggactctgtgggagaaggcgagggtgggattatttgagagaatagcattgaaacatgtatattaccatatgtgaaatatgcaggttcgatgcatgagacagggtgctcagggctggtgcactgggatgaccctgaggtatgggatgaggagggaggtgggaggggggttcaggatgggggacacatgtacacccatggctggctgactcatgtcaatataggccaaaaaccactacaatattttaattagcctccaattaaaattaataaataaaaatttaaaaccttggtaaattaaaaaaagttgaaatcacttcaagcatcttttctggtcacaatgtggtaagattagatgtcagttACAGgaaaaagattattaaaaatgcaaacatatggaggctaaacaacatgcttctgaataaccaacaaatcacagaagaaataaaaaatgaaataaaaatatgcatagaaacaaatgaaaatgaaaacacaacaacccaaaacctatgggattcagtaaaagcagtgctaaggggaaggtttatagcaatacaagcttacctcatgaaataagagaaaaataaaataaataacctaactttacacctaaagcaactacaaaaagaagaaacgaagaaccccagggttagtagaaggaaagaagtcataaaaattagggcagaaataaatgaaaagaaacaaaggaaactatagcaaaaagcaacaaaactaaaagctggttctttgagaagataaataaaatagacaaaccattaggcagactcatcaagaaaaaaggagaagactcaaatcaacaaaattaggaatgaaaatggagaaatcataacagacaacacagaaatacaaaggatcataagagactactatcagcaactatatgccaataaaatggaaaacttggaagaaatggacgaattcttacaaaagtataaccttccaaaacttaaccagaaagaaatagaaaatcttaacagacccatgatgagcatggaaattgaaactgtaataaaaaattttccaacaaacaaaagcccaggaccagatggcttcacaggtgaattctaccaaaaatttagagaagagctaacacctatcctactcaaactcttccagaaaattgcagaggaagctaaacttccaaactcattctatgaggccaccaacaccctaataccaaaaccagacaaagatgccacaaaaagggaaaactataggccaatatcactgatgaacatagatgcaaaaatccttaacaaaattctagcaaacagaatccaacaacatattaaaaagatcatacatcatgactaagtgggctttatcccagggatgcaaggattcttcaatattcacaaatcaatcaatgtgatacacaacattaagaaattgaaagataaaaaccatatgattatctcaatagatgcagagaaagcctttgacaaaattcaacatccatttatgattaaaaaaaaaaaaacccttcagaaagcaggcatagaaggaacatacctcaacataataaaagccatatatgataaacccacagcaaacattttcctcaatggtgaaaaactgaaagcatttcccctaaagtcaggaacaacacaagggtgcccactctcaccactactattcaacatagttttggaagttttagccacagcaatcagagaagaaaaggaaataaaaggaatccagattggaaaagaagaagtaaaactcactgtttgcagatgacatgatcctctacatagaaaaccctaaagactccaccagacaagtactggagctaatcaatgaatatagtaaacttgcaggatataaaattaatacacagaaatcccttgcattcctatacactaacaatgagaaaacagagaaattaaggaaacaattccattcaccattgtgacaaaaagtataaaatacttaggaataaatctacctgaaaaaacaaaagacctatatatagaaaactgtaaaacactggtgaaagaaatcaaagatgacagaaatagatggagaaatataccatgttcatgaatcagaagactcaatatagtgaaaatgagtatactaccccaagcaatctatagattcaatgcactccctatcaagccaccaatggtatttttcagagaactataacaaataatttcacaatttgtgtggaaatacaaaaaaccttgaatagccaaagtaatcttgagaaagaagaatggaactggaggaatcaacctgcctgacttcagactatactacaaagctacaatcatcaagacagtatggtactggcacaaagacagaaatatagatcaatggaacaaaatagaaagcccagagataaatccatgcacctatggacaccttatctttgacaaaggaggtgagaatatacaatggagaaaagacaatctctttaacaagtggtgctgggaaaagtggtcaaccacttgtgaaagaatgaaactagaactctTTCTAacataatacacaaaaataaattcaaaatggattaaatatctaaatgtaagacaagaaactgtaaaactcctagaggaaaacacaggcaaaacactctccgacataaatcacagcaggatcctctatgcccacctcccagagtaatggaaataaaagcaaaaatacatgggacctacttaaacttaaaagcttttgcacaacaaaggaaactataatcaaggtgaaaagacagccttcagaatgggagaaaataatagcaaacaaagcaactgacaaagaattaatctcaaaaatatacaagcagctcatgcagctcaattccagaaaaataaatgacccaatcaaaaaatgggccaaagaaacaaacagacatttctccaaggaagacatacagatggctaacaaacacatgaaaaggtgctcaacatcactcattatcagagaaatgcaaattaaaaccacaatgaggtaccatgtcacgctggtcagaatgtcTGCTATCAaagagtctacaagcaataaatgctggagagggtgtggagaaaatggaaccctcttacactgttggtgggaatgcaaactagtacagccactatggagaacagtgtggagattccttaaaaaactggaaatagaactgccttatgatccagcaatcccactactgggcatacacactgaggaaaccagaagggaaagagacacgtgtaccccaatgttcatcgcagcactgtttataatagccaggacatggaagcaacctagatgtccatcagcagatgaatggatgagaaaactgtggtacatatacacaatggagtattactcggccattaaaaagaatgtatttgaatcagttctaatgaggtggatgaaactggagcctattatacagagtgaagtaagtcagaaataaaaacaccaatacagtatattaacacatatatatagaatttagaaagatggcgttgatgaccctatatgccagatagcaaaagagacatagatgtaaagaacagacttttggactctgggagaaggcaagggtgggatgatttgagagaatagcattgaaacatgtatattaccatatttgaaatagatcaccaagttcaatgcatgagacagggtgctcagggctggtgtactgggatgaccctgagggatgagatagggaaggaggtgggaggggggttcaggatgggggacacatgtacacccgtggctggttcatgtcaatgtatggcaaaaccactggaggtaagtaattagcctccaattaaaataaataatttttaaagtaaaaaaataaattgagtcCAGAGCATACATTTGCTTGTGTATGACTTCTTCAGACCACAGTGTTTGTACCAGCAACAACTGGAaactatacaaatatttatttaaagatttttttaatgtggaccattttaaagtgtttattgaatcTGATGCAA
This genomic interval carries:
- the LOC129632264 gene encoding olfactory receptor 5-like, which codes for MERSLELGNMTRVQEFILLGLSTSPETREILFAVFLTLYLLTLLENALIVFLVCSHTELHKPMYFFLGNLSCLEMCYVSVTMPSLLVGLWTGPYHVPFTACMTQLFFFISLICTECTLLASMAYDRYVAICRPLHYPLLMRPQVCLGLAGTSWLGGLLVSVVKTACIASLSYCGPNVLNQFFCDISPLLNLSCTHVALTELVDFLSAIVIFCGTLLVSLASYSAIGVTVLRMPSAAARHKAFSTCTSHLVVVGIFYSAALFIYCRPSRIRSMDLNKVLSVIYTVATPMCNPVIYCLRNREVHAALLRTLRWT